Proteins encoded in a region of the Ziziphus jujuba cultivar Dongzao chromosome 3, ASM3175591v1 genome:
- the LOC125423165 gene encoding protein AGENET DOMAIN (AGD)-CONTAINING P1 encodes MAFGIGEEVEVCSREDGFLGSYYAATVVAHLENMNMYIVQYKELLKNDESGPLIERVLKNEVRPVPLEMVATDFSYLDKVDAYDNDGWWVGKITGKEGSNYNVYFETTGEEIAYPVSRLRFHLDWCSGKWVSTKKSLVLSSSNSTR; translated from the coding sequence ATGGCTTTCGGCATAGGAGAAGAGGTCGAAGTGTGCAGCAGAGAGGATGGCTTTCTGGGATCATACTACGCAGCTACAGTGGTGGCTCATCTCGAAAACATGAACATGTACATTGTGCAGTACAAAGAGCTGTTGAAGAATGATGAATCTGGACCTTTAATTGAGAGGGTGTTGAAGAACGAGGTGAGGCCGGTGCCGCTAGAGATGGTGGCCACTGATTTTTCATACCTTGACAAGGTTGATGCATATGACAATGACGGTTGGTGGGTCGGGAAGATCACTGGGAAGGAAGGGTCCAACTACAATGTCTACTTTGAAACCACAGGGGAAGAGATTGCTTACCCCGTTTCTCGTTTGAGGTTTCATCTTGATTGGTGCTCCGGAAAGTGGGTTTCTACCAAGAAATCTTTAGTATTATCATCTTCTAATTCCACTCGCTGA
- the LOC125423561 gene encoding MDIS1-interacting receptor like kinase 2-like produces MAPWIINLLLRPLQFLLSIIILMFLCSSCTCATSEEADALVKWKDSLDMNPTTHSLLSSWSLNSTSSLSSPFTNSTSHHHYYAPCNWVGITCNDFGSVIEINLASYNLKGTLQYFNFSSFPNLLTFVLYNNSLYGSIPLHIGNLSTLKFLDLGFNHLSGNIPSQICLLTRINFLALSNNYLNGSIPPQIGMLMSLQEFLADSNNLSGSIPVSIGNLSNLTTLELSRNKITGSIPFEIGQLKSLTLLYLYDNYLSGSIPISIGNLSSLTELSLCENKINGSIPSEIGQLKSLTLLSLCDNHLIGSIPVSIGNLSSLTTFFLDGNKIIGSIPPEIGKLKSLVQLLLSRNHITGSIPTTIGSLESLANFSMFNNKITGSIPLEMSNLTNLERLQLTKNFLSGYLPDSICLGGKLRWFGASCNNFRGSIPKSIRNCSSLVHLSVVGNQLRGNISEEFGVYPNLVYMDLSDNNFFGELTRSWGQCPKLTMLNISNNKVSSRIPPELGNATQLQKLDLSFNLLEGKIPRELGELKLLYILKLKNNYLSSNVPAEIGMILNLETLDFAANKLSGPIPMQLEQCLKLLHLSLKNNKFSGSIPFQIGNLQSLENLDLSQNLLSGELPLELGHLDKLETFNISHNILSGSIPSTFKELISLTSIDISYNQLEGSLPHVKAFTEASIQALQDNKELCGNNIGLKPCPVPKDKNRNQVVILIIVSISGTLFLSFIIVGILFICQKRIRNKEEPRETVTEAFFAEWNHDGKRVHEEIVEATENFDSKYCIGVGGNGSVFKTVLSTGQIVAVKKFHKNGGTPNQEAFKSETSILPKVRHRNIIKLFGFCSHTRYSFLVYEFMEQGCLAKILSDNEKAMELEWTKRVNIVKGLANAISYMHHECCPAIVHRDISSKNILLDDEYEAHISDFGSARIFDPEESNWTSFAGTFGYSAPELAYTMEVSQRSDVYSYGVVTLELIMGKHPGDILSSLLMSPSPVDDDQIMLMDVLDERLSPPRIKIADQVVCIAKLAFACLNPIPESRPTMKQVSRKLSTSPSPLSEPLHMITLKQLF; encoded by the exons ATGGCACCCTGGATAATAAACCTACTTCTACGGCCACTTCAGTTTTTGTTGTCTATAATCATTCTAATGTTTCTTTGTTCATCTTGTACTTGTGCTACAAGTGAGGAAGCAGACGCCCTTGTGAAATGGAAGGACAGCCTTGATATGAATCCAACTACTCATTCTCTTCTCAGCTCTTGGAGTCTCAATTCCACCTCCTCGTTATCATCACCTTTTACTAATTCAACTTCTCATCATCACTATTATGCCCCATGCAACTGGGTTGGGATTACTTGTAATGACTTTGGAAGTGTCATAGAGATTAACCTTGCAAGCTATAATCTGAAAGGTACGCTTCAATACTTCAATTTCTCATCCTTTCCAAACTTACTCACCTTTGTCCTATACAACAACTCCCTTTATGGAAGTATCCCCTTGCACATTGGCAACCTTTCCACACTCAAATTTCTTGATCTGGGGTTCAATCATCTGTCTGGAAACATTCCTTCCCAAATATGCCTTTTGACAAGAATAAATTTCCTTGCTTTGtctaacaattatttaaatggCTCTATACCACCTCAAATAGGGATGTTGATGTCTCTTCAAGAGTTTCTTGCTGATAGTAACAATCTCTCAGGTTCAATTCCTGTGTCCATTGGAAACTTGAGCAACTTAACCACTTTGGAACTTAGTAGAAACAAAATAACTGGATCCATCCCTTTTGAGATTGGACAACTTAAATCACTCACTCTGCTTTATCTGTATGATAATTATCTAAGTGGTTCAATTCCTATTTCCATTGGAAACTTGAGCAGCTTAACCGAATTGAGCCTttgtgaaaacaaaataaacggATCAATCCCCAGTGAGATTGGACAGCTTAAATCACTCACTCTCCTTTCTTTATGTGATAACCATTTGATTGGTTCAATTCCCGTTTCCATTGGAAACCTGAGCAGCTTAACAACTTTTTTTCTTGATGGAAATAAGATAATAGGATCCATCCCTCCTGAAATTGGAAAGCTTAAATCACTCGTTCAGCTTTTATTGTCTAGAAACCATATTACTGGTTCAATTCCTACAACCATTGGAAGCCTTGAATCGCTTGCGAACTTCAGTATGttcaataacaaaattacaGGATCCATCCCTCTAGAAATGAGCAACCTTACAAATCTGGAAAGATTAcaattaaccaaaaatttcTTGTCCGGCTATCTACCAGATAGTATTTGTTTAGGTGGGAAGCTTAGATGGTTTGGAGCAAGTTGTAACAACTTTAGAGGTTCCATTCCAAAAAGCATAAGAAACTGCAGTTCATTAGTCCACCTTTCAGTTGTAGGAAATCAACTAAGAGGAAATATATCTGAAGAATTCGGAGTATACCCAAACCTGGTTTATATGGACTTGAGtgacaataatttttttggagaaCTTACTAGAAGCTGGGGACAATGTCCAAAACTCACAATGTTGAACATCTCTAATAATAAAGTTTCTAGTAGAATACCTCCTGAACTTGGAAACGCTACTCAATTGCAGAAACTTGACCTCTCTTTTAACCTTCTTGAAGGTAAAATTCCTAGAGAATTGGGAGAATTGAAATTGTTATACATTCTCAAGCTCAAAAATAATTACCTTTCTAGCAATGTTCCTGCAGAAATTGGAATGATATTGAACCTTGAAACGCTTGACTTTGCAGCCAACAAATTGAGTGGACCAATTCCCATGCAGTTGGAACAATGCTTAAAACTACTCCATTTGAGCTTGAAGAATAATAAATTCAGTGGGAGCATTCCCTTCCAAATTGGGAATCTGCAGTCCCTCGAAAATCTTGATCTAAGTCAAAATTTGCTTTCAGGAGAGTTGCCCTTAGAGCTTGGTCATTTGGATAAGCTAGAAACATTTAACATCTCACACAACATCCTGTCAGGCTCAATACCATCCACGTTTAAAGAATTGATAAGCTTGACATCTATTGATATATCCTACAATCAGTTAGAGGGTTCTCTCCCCCATGTCAAAGCTTTCACTGAAGCTTCAATTCAAGCATTGCAAGATAATAAAGAGTTGTGCGGCAACAACATTGGCTTGAAACCTTGCCCCGtaccaaaagataaaaatagaaatcaagttGTAATTCTAATCATAGTATCCATCTCCGGCActctatttttatcatttatcatTGTTGGGATACTTTTTATTTGCCAAAAAAGAATCAGGAACAAGGAAGAACCAAGAGAAACAGTTACTGAAGCTTTCTTTGCTGAATGGAACCATGATGGGAAAAGAGTTCATGAAGAAATAGTTGAAGCCACTGAGAATTTTGATTCCAAATATTGCATTGGAGTTGGAGGGAATGGAAGTGTTTTTAAAACAGTGCTATCAACAGGTCAAATTGTTGCAGTGAAAAAGTTCCATAAGAATGGTGGAACACCCAATCAAGAAGCTTTCAAAAGTGAGACAAGTATTTTGCCAAAAGTGCGCCATCGGAATATCATCAAgctttttggattttgttcTCATACAAGATACTCATTTTTGGTATATGAGTTCATGGAACAGGGATGTTTAGCCAAGATATTGAGCGATAATGAAAAGGCGATGGAGTTGGAGTGGACGAAGAGAGTGAATATTGTCAAAGGTTTAGCAAATGCCATATCCTATATGCACCATGAATGTTGCCCAGCTATAGTCCATAGAGACATATCAAGTAAAAACATTCTGTTGGATGATGAATATGAAGCACACATTTCCGACTTCGGTTCAGCTAGAATATTTGATCCTGAGGAATCGAATTGGACTTCATTTGCAGGAACATTTGGATACTCAGCACCCG AGCTTGCTTACACAATGGAAGTAAGTCAAAGGAGCGATGTGTACAGCTATGGAGTTGTAACATTGGAATTGATCATGGGAAAACATCCAGGAGACATTCTCTCATCTCTTTTAATGTCACCATCACCAGTTGATGATGATCAAATTATGCTTATGGATGTACTGGATGAACGTCTCTCACCTCCAAGAATAAAAATAGCAGACCAAGTGGTATGCATCGCAAAGCTAGCATTTGCATGTCTCAATCCAATTCCCGAGTCTCGGCCAACAATGAAGCAAGTTTCTAGGAAGCTGTCAACTTCACCATCACCATTATCAGAGCCTCTTCATATGATTACATTAAAGCAACTCTTTTGA
- the LOC125423607 gene encoding vesicle transport protein GOT1 — protein MVSFEMNDRKKIGLGLTGFGIFFSFLGIIFFFDKGLLAMGNILFLSGVTLTIGLKSTMQFFMKPQNFKGTISFGIGFFLVVIGWPIFGMILETYGFIVLFSGFWPTLAVFLQKIPILGWFIQQPYVRSFFDRYRGRRVPV, from the exons ATGGTTTCGTTCGAAATGAATGATCGGAAAA AGATTGGACTAGGATTGACaggatttggcattttcttctCATTCCTGggaattatcttcttctttgatAAGGGATTACTTGCCATGGGAAAT ATCCTCTTCTTGTCAGGGGTGACACTTACCATTGGACTAAAGTCCACTATGCAATTCTTTATGAAACCTCAAAATTTCAAG GGGACGATTTCATTCGGCATTGGCTTCTTTTTAGTTGTTATAGGATGGCCAATTTTTGGCATGATCTTGGAGACATATGGGTTCATCGTGCTTTTCAG TGGCTTCTGGCCAACACTGGCAGTTTTTCTTCAGAAGATACCTATTCTTGGTTGGTTTATCCAACAGCCATATGTTAGATCG TTCTTTGATCGTTACCGAGGTAGACGTGTGCCTGTGTGA